From Cytophagia bacterium CHB2, the proteins below share one genomic window:
- a CDS encoding NUDIX domain-containing protein produces MTKIIHAERAGKFGRLRLGCCAVIFDDTREKVLLVQRRDNELWCLPGGAMEAGESVMEACIREVFEETGLRVRVGKLISVFSNPHRRVEYLDGERVQVVALTFEAERLDGELQLSEETKGFGYFLLEEIRALPLLDSHLERIEDAFAHRAEAFVR; encoded by the coding sequence TTGACGAAAATCATTCACGCTGAACGCGCCGGCAAATTCGGAAGATTGCGGCTCGGCTGTTGCGCCGTAATTTTTGATGACACGCGCGAGAAGGTGTTGTTGGTGCAACGCCGCGATAACGAATTATGGTGCTTGCCCGGCGGCGCCATGGAAGCGGGTGAAAGCGTTATGGAAGCCTGTATCCGCGAGGTTTTCGAAGAGACCGGTTTGCGTGTGCGTGTTGGAAAACTGATCAGCGTGTTCAGCAATCCTCACCGGCGCGTTGAATATCTTGACGGCGAACGCGTGCAGGTTGTCGCGCTCACCTTTGAGGCCGAACGGCTTGACGGCGAGCTGCAACTCAGCGAGGAAACGAAGGGGTTTGGATATTTTTTGTTGGAAGAAATTCGCGCCCTGCCGTTGTTGGATAGCCATCTGGAGCGGATAGAGGACGCGTTCGCGCACCGGGCAGAAGCGTTTGTGCGCTAA
- a CDS encoding 6-phosphofructokinase yields MSTPHKKLAILVGGGPAPGINSVIGAATIRSAISGAEVIGIMDGFKWIMDGQIDKIKELTIERVSRIHFRGGSYIGISRANPTKNPKHLENTVTSLLRMNVDRLITIGGDDTAFSAMKLAQLADDRIHVVHVPKTIDNDLDLPLGINTFGFQTARHLGCDIVKNLMVDGRTTSRWYFVVTMGRKAGHLAMGIGKSAGATLTLIPEEFREQKLRLSVLVDILVGSIIKRLSYGRPDGVVILAEGLVEILDPQDLQALLNIERDAHDNIRLAEVNFGEILKYEVQARLKQFNIKSTIVAKNIGYELRCADPIPFDMEYTRDLGYCAARYILEGGNAAMVSIQNGRFVPIPFQDILDPKTGRARIRMVDMSAEYYHIARRYMIRLSAEDFEDPHELAKYAATAGISLEEFRKQFQYLVDIERANGAELPLPLPTEKNGEAVLTTMAQE; encoded by the coding sequence ATGAGTACACCCCACAAAAAATTAGCGATTCTCGTTGGCGGCGGCCCGGCGCCCGGCATCAACAGCGTTATCGGCGCTGCGACAATTCGCAGCGCCATCAGCGGCGCGGAAGTCATTGGCATCATGGACGGCTTCAAATGGATTATGGATGGCCAGATTGATAAAATCAAAGAGTTGACCATCGAGCGGGTCAGCCGCATCCACTTTCGCGGCGGCTCGTACATCGGCATCTCGCGCGCGAATCCGACCAAGAATCCCAAGCACCTGGAGAACACCGTCACCTCCCTGCTGCGCATGAATGTCGATCGCCTCATCACCATCGGCGGCGACGACACCGCATTTTCCGCGATGAAACTCGCACAACTGGCGGATGATCGCATTCACGTCGTGCACGTTCCCAAGACGATTGACAACGATCTTGATCTGCCGCTCGGCATCAACACCTTCGGCTTTCAAACGGCGCGGCATCTGGGCTGCGACATTGTGAAAAACCTCATGGTCGACGGCCGCACAACCTCGCGCTGGTATTTCGTGGTCACGATGGGAAGAAAGGCCGGGCATCTCGCCATGGGCATTGGTAAATCGGCCGGCGCGACGCTGACTCTCATTCCCGAAGAATTTCGCGAGCAAAAGCTGAGATTGTCGGTGCTGGTTGATATTCTGGTGGGATCGATCATCAAACGCTTGAGCTACGGCCGGCCCGACGGCGTCGTCATTCTCGCCGAAGGGTTGGTGGAAATTTTGGATCCGCAAGATCTGCAGGCACTCCTCAATATCGAACGCGATGCGCACGACAACATTCGCCTGGCCGAGGTCAACTTCGGCGAGATTCTGAAATACGAAGTGCAGGCGCGTTTGAAACAATTCAACATCAAAAGCACGATCGTGGCCAAAAACATCGGCTATGAGCTGCGCTGCGCCGACCCGATTCCGTTCGACATGGAATACACGCGCGATCTCGGCTATTGCGCCGCGCGCTACATCCTCGAAGGGGGCAATGCCGCAATGGTCTCGATTCAAAACGGCCGTTTCGTGCCGATTCCGTTTCAAGACATTCTCGATCCCAAAACCGGCCGGGCGCGCATTCGCATGGTCGATATGTCGGCAGAGTATTATCACATCGCCCGGCGCTACATGATCCGGCTGTCGGCGGAGGATTTTGAAGATCCCCATGAGCTGGCGAAATATGCCGCCACCGCCGGCATTTCACTCGAAGAATTTCGCAAACAATTCCAATATCTCGTGGATATCGAACGAGCCAATGGCGCTGAACTGCCTTTGCCGTTGCCGACCGAGAAAAACGGCGAGGCCGTGCTAACCACGATGGCGCAGGAATGA
- the ggt gene encoding gamma-glutamyltransferase, whose translation MNSDNVKRGLFWCGLALLPQLLLAGASQPPVKAKHGMVVSSERHASEVGVQILRSGGNAVDAAIATGFALAVTHPSAGNIGGGGFMIVYTAKGEITAFNFREKAPAAAHAKMYLDKNGVYSDPINHDGYLSIGVPGTVAGFFLAHQKLGSKPMRELLAPAIKLAEQGFPVSWGLHEDFSDLAEEFSKYPASAQAFLKNGKEVYQPGEIWKQPDLARTLRRIQANGRDGFYKGETARLLAAAMRKHGGLITEDDLVNYEAQERQLIHGTYRGYDIYSMSPPSSGGTAVVEMLNILEGFDLRAAGFASAQHLHLLAEVMRRAFADRARYLGDPDFNPDMPINKLTSKDYAAQLRKSISLNQASPSDPATFNDAYESTETTHYSVVDAAGNAVVVTYTLEYGYGSRIVAEGTGFLLNNEMGDFNPQPGRTDSTGLIGTPPNIVAPGKRMLSSMTPTIVAKDGKPFLLIGSPGGRTIINTVLQVIVNVIDFDMDISEAVAAPRIHHQWLPDRLRIEEFGISKDTERLLQMFGHRVSISRSSRSQGSAMGIIIDPKTGLRLGAADPRASDGAAVGY comes from the coding sequence ATGAACTCTGACAATGTCAAACGCGGGTTGTTCTGGTGCGGGCTGGCGCTTCTGCCGCAACTGTTACTGGCCGGCGCGTCGCAGCCTCCGGTCAAGGCCAAACACGGGATGGTCGTTTCATCCGAACGTCACGCTTCCGAAGTGGGTGTGCAGATTTTACGAAGCGGCGGCAATGCTGTGGATGCCGCAATTGCCACCGGTTTTGCGCTGGCGGTGACGCATCCCTCGGCGGGCAATATTGGCGGCGGCGGGTTCATGATTGTCTACACGGCCAAAGGCGAGATTACGGCATTTAATTTTCGTGAGAAAGCGCCGGCCGCAGCTCATGCCAAAATGTACCTCGATAAAAACGGTGTTTATTCCGATCCGATCAACCACGACGGCTATCTTTCCATTGGTGTGCCCGGCACGGTTGCAGGATTTTTCCTGGCGCATCAAAAACTCGGCAGCAAACCCATGCGGGAATTGCTTGCCCCGGCGATTAAACTAGCCGAGCAGGGCTTTCCGGTGAGTTGGGGGTTGCACGAGGATTTTAGCGATCTGGCTGAAGAATTCAGCAAGTATCCCGCCAGCGCGCAGGCGTTTCTAAAAAACGGCAAAGAGGTTTATCAGCCCGGCGAGATCTGGAAACAACCGGATTTGGCCCGGACGCTGCGCCGCATTCAAGCAAATGGGCGCGATGGTTTTTATAAAGGTGAAACGGCGCGCCTGCTGGCCGCCGCGATGCGCAAACACGGCGGCCTCATCACTGAAGATGATTTGGTGAATTACGAAGCGCAAGAACGCCAGCTGATTCACGGCACGTATCGCGGATACGATATCTACTCGATGTCTCCGCCCAGCTCGGGCGGAACAGCCGTAGTCGAGATGTTGAACATTCTCGAAGGCTTTGATTTGCGCGCCGCCGGTTTTGCTTCAGCACAGCATCTGCATTTGCTCGCCGAAGTGATGCGCCGCGCGTTTGCCGATCGCGCGCGCTATCTCGGCGACCCGGATTTCAATCCCGACATGCCCATCAACAAGCTCACCTCGAAGGACTATGCGGCGCAATTGCGCAAAAGCATCAGCTTGAATCAAGCCTCGCCCAGCGATCCAGCAACGTTCAACGATGCTTATGAATCAACCGAGACTACGCATTACTCGGTGGTCGATGCCGCTGGCAATGCCGTGGTGGTGACCTACACGTTGGAGTATGGTTACGGCTCGCGCATCGTGGCAGAGGGCACGGGCTTTTTGTTGAATAACGAAATGGGTGATTTCAATCCGCAACCCGGCCGCACAGACAGTACCGGTTTGATTGGAACGCCGCCGAATATTGTTGCACCCGGCAAACGCATGCTGTCATCGATGACGCCGACGATTGTTGCGAAAGACGGCAAGCCGTTTTTGTTGATCGGCTCGCCCGGCGGCCGCACGATTATCAACACAGTTTTGCAGGTGATTGTGAATGTGATTGATTTCGACATGGACATCAGCGAGGCCGTTGCCGCGCCGCGCATTCATCATCAATGGCTGCCGGACCGGCTGCGCATCGAGGAGTTCGGCATTTCGAAAGACACGGAGCGGCTGTTGCAGATGTTCGGGCATCGCGTGTCCATTTCACGATCCTCTCGCAGTCAGGGCAGCGCGATGGGCATCATCATTGATCCCAAAACCGGCTTGCGTTTGGGCGCTGCTGATCCGCGCGCGAGCGACGGGGCGGCGGTAGGATATTGA
- a CDS encoding macro domain-containing protein — protein METRINHTTVKLVDADLTEMNVDAIVNAANAGLQLGGGVAGAIRRKGGPAIQQECDKIGGTPVGTAVITTGGNLKARHVIHAVGPMMGEGDEDRKLLGATLNSLRVADENHLKSVAFPAVSTGIFGFPLERCAEIMLNTTIVYLAGETALEEVVFCLWGKEAYAIFEKTLKQNINS, from the coding sequence ATGGAAACGCGCATCAACCACACCACGGTAAAATTAGTGGACGCCGATCTCACCGAGATGAACGTCGATGCCATAGTCAATGCCGCGAATGCCGGGTTGCAGCTTGGCGGCGGCGTAGCCGGCGCGATTCGCCGCAAAGGCGGCCCGGCGATTCAACAGGAATGCGATAAAATAGGCGGCACGCCTGTGGGCACGGCCGTGATCACCACCGGCGGAAATTTGAAGGCGAGACACGTCATTCATGCCGTCGGCCCGATGATGGGAGAGGGCGACGAAGATCGCAAGCTGCTCGGCGCAACGTTAAACTCACTCAGAGTCGCAGATGAAAATCATCTCAAGAGCGTTGCCTTTCCCGCGGTTTCCACCGGCATTTTCGGTTTTCCTCTCGAACGCTGCGCGGAGATTATGTTGAACACCACGATCGTTTATTTGGCGGGTGAGACGGCGTTAGAGGAGGTTGTCTTTTGCTTGTGGGGGAAAGAGGCGTATGCGATTTTTGAAAAAACTTTGAAGCAAAACATCAACAGTTAA
- a CDS encoding chromosome segregation protein SMC, whose protein sequence is MRVSRIKLANWKNFRAAEVDLPERVFLVGPNASGKSNFLDAFRFLRDIVVAGGFKKACDDIRGGVSKIRCLAARKYPEIEIAIELAEGARKLWRYEIAFTQDNNRNPRLTREIVHRGEKMILNRPDDKDTSDPLRLSQTALEQISENKPFREIAQFFESIAYLHLVPQIIRNPGSSADNGGTLDAYGRHFLERVARTPERTRDARLRRICDALVIAVPQLKTLWLEKDARGVPHLIGAYSHWRPNAGKQNEQQFSDGTLRLLGLLWSLQEGDGPLLLEEPELSLHSGVVRRLTGLIYRMQKVRKRQVLISTHSVELLSDAGIGGEEVVMLIPDVEGAKAQPAASVDEIRALLDTGMTVAEAVLPHIEPEKVANLELFQL, encoded by the coding sequence ATGAGAGTAAGTCGGATCAAATTGGCGAATTGGAAAAACTTTCGGGCGGCAGAAGTGGATTTGCCGGAACGAGTTTTTTTGGTGGGCCCGAATGCGTCGGGAAAATCAAATTTCTTGGACGCGTTTCGCTTTTTACGCGATATCGTTGTTGCCGGCGGCTTCAAGAAAGCTTGTGACGACATTCGCGGTGGCGTGTCTAAAATTCGGTGTTTGGCCGCGCGCAAATACCCGGAGATTGAAATAGCGATCGAACTGGCGGAAGGCGCCAGGAAGCTTTGGCGCTATGAAATCGCCTTTACTCAGGACAATAACCGCAATCCTCGCCTGACCAGAGAAATCGTCCATCGAGGCGAAAAGATGATCCTCAATCGCCCTGACGACAAAGATACTAGTGACCCGTTGCGCCTTTCTCAGACAGCTTTGGAGCAAATCAGCGAAAACAAACCATTTCGGGAGATTGCGCAATTTTTTGAAAGTATTGCATATCTGCATTTGGTGCCGCAAATCATTCGTAACCCCGGGAGCTCAGCAGATAATGGCGGCACTCTCGATGCTTATGGGCGCCATTTTTTGGAGCGTGTCGCCAGGACTCCCGAGAGGACACGAGATGCTCGCTTGCGAAGAATCTGCGATGCGCTCGTCATTGCGGTTCCTCAATTAAAAACATTGTGGCTTGAGAAAGATGCGCGCGGCGTGCCTCATCTGATAGGCGCTTACTCGCACTGGAGGCCCAACGCCGGAAAGCAAAATGAGCAGCAGTTTTCCGATGGAACATTGCGGCTGCTCGGGCTTCTCTGGTCGCTGCAAGAGGGCGACGGCCCTTTGCTGCTGGAAGAGCCGGAGCTGTCTTTGCATAGCGGAGTCGTGCGCCGGCTGACCGGACTTATATATCGAATGCAAAAAGTGCGTAAACGGCAAGTATTGATCAGCACACATAGTGTCGAGCTATTGTCGGATGCCGGCATTGGCGGGGAGGAGGTTGTCATGCTTATCCCGGACGTTGAAGGTGCCAAAGCTCAACCTGCAGCAAGCGTCGATGAGATTCGCGCTTTGCTGGATACGGGAATGACTGTGGCAGAGGCTGTGTTGCCGCATATCGAACCTGAAAAAGTTGCAAATCTGGAATTGTTTCAACTATGA
- the maf gene encoding septum formation protein Maf, whose protein sequence is MKVIQSRLPELILVSTSPYRRQLMSQMGLTFRAVAPRFAENHIHDGDPGKLALELARGKAMSVADDFPNAILIGSDQVVWFDGRVLGKPGTAERALQELQRLRGCTHEFYMGLFLYHTALQVSQEFIVKGSAQLRADLSEEELRAYITRDNPIDCAGSAKTEGPGLMLFERLDCEDWTAIIGLPMIKLTSALRKWGYPVFGL, encoded by the coding sequence ATGAAAGTTATTCAAAGCAGGTTACCCGAGCTTATTCTCGTCTCAACCTCGCCGTATCGCCGGCAGCTCATGTCGCAAATGGGGCTGACGTTTCGCGCTGTTGCGCCGCGCTTTGCCGAAAATCATATTCACGATGGCGACCCCGGCAAATTGGCGCTCGAACTCGCGCGGGGCAAGGCCATGAGTGTCGCGGATGATTTCCCCAACGCCATTCTCATCGGCTCAGATCAAGTCGTGTGGTTTGATGGGCGTGTGCTGGGCAAGCCCGGCACGGCCGAACGCGCGTTGCAGGAATTGCAACGCCTGCGCGGCTGCACGCATGAATTCTACATGGGACTTTTTCTCTATCACACGGCTTTGCAGGTTTCACAAGAATTCATCGTCAAAGGCTCGGCGCAATTGCGCGCTGATCTCAGCGAGGAGGAATTGCGCGCTTATATCACGCGCGACAATCCCATTGACTGCGCCGGCTCCGCGAAAACCGAAGGCCCGGGCCTGATGCTGTTCGAGCGCCTTGATTGTGAAGATTGGACGGCTATTATCGGTCTGCCGATGATTAAGCTGACTTCAGCATTGCGGAAGTGGGGATATCCAGTATTCGGCTTATAA